The following are from one region of the Mangifera indica cultivar Alphonso chromosome 14, CATAS_Mindica_2.1, whole genome shotgun sequence genome:
- the LOC123195720 gene encoding mitogen-activated protein kinase kinase 9-like, with product MAVVRQRRQLNLRLPLPESDRCPRFPLPLPPGVATASAGNSSAAAAAITCTDLDKLHVLGHGNGGTVYKVRHKRTDKIYALKVVHGESDSTLRRQVFREMEILRRTDSPCIVQCYGVFEKPSGDIAMVMEYMDAGTLETLLQKNGTFSEQELANIAAQILKGLSYLHAHKIIHRDIKPSNLLVNSNMQVKISDFGVSKIMCRSLDACNSYVGTCAYMSPERFDPETYGGNYNGYAGDIWSLGLTLLELYLGHFPFLQPGQRPDWATLMCAICFGDPPSLPDGVSEEFRSFIECCLQKESSTRWTASQLLNHPFLAKDPRSD from the coding sequence ATGGCAGTTGTCAGACAGCGTAGACAGTTGAATCTTCGGCTCCCTTTACCAGAATCCGACCGTTGCCCACGTTTCCCCTTACCTCTCCCTCCCGGAGTAGCCACCGCCTCTGCCGGTAACTCCTCTGCTGCGGCAGCCGCCATAACCTGCACAGATTTGGACAAACTCCATGTCCTGGGCCACGGAAACGGTGGAACTGTTTACAAAGTTCGTCATAAACGGACTGACAAGATATATGCTTTGAAAGTCGTCCATGGAGAGAGCGACTCCACCCTCCGCCGCCAAGTATTCCGCGAAATGGAAATCCTCCGCCGTACCGACTCTCCTTGCATCGTCCAGTGCTACGGCGTGTTCGAAAAACCGTCCGGAGATATCGCCATGGTGATGGAGTATATGGACGCCGGCACTCTCGAAACGTTGCTGCAAAAGAACGGGACGTTCTCCGAACAAGAACTCGCCAACATCGCCGCCCAAATTTTGAAGGGGTTGAGTTATTTGCACGCGCATAAGATCATTCATCGCGATATCAAGCCGTCGAATCTTCTGGTGAACAGCAATATGCAAGTGAAAATCTCAGACTTCGGTGTCAGTAAAATCATGTGCCGGAGCTTGGACGCCTGCAATTCTTACGTGGGCACTTGCGCGTACATGAGTCCGGAGCGGTTTGATCCCGAAACTTACGGCGGAAACTACAATGGCTACGCCGGCGATATCTGGAGCTTGGGGCTGACTTTGCTGGAGCTTTATTTGGGTCATTTTCCGTTTCTGCAACCCGGTCAACGGCCTGATTGGGCGACCCTTATGTGCGCGATCTGCTTTGGGGATCCGCCGAGTTTACCCGACGGAGTGTCCGAGGAGTTTCGGAGCTTCATTGAGTGCTGCTTGCAGAAGGAGTCCAGTACGAGATGGACGGCTTCACAGCTGTTGAATCACCCCTTTCTGGCCAAGGATCCGAGATCCGACTGA